The bacterium genome window below encodes:
- a CDS encoding TonB family protein, producing MKRSRNTLILLVFLLLILSGCVYYNTFFLAKKNYRLAERLRRKAGGDVVPPQARAYYDKAIEKSAKVLAYYPESEYVDDALYLLGMCYLRTGEYSKALRKFNELLENFPESEFADDSRYWRSVCLYYGGKEEAAVDSLELFAKEDPKRAEDALFMIGELAYKDSNFIDAQNAFKRFLERFPKSSLAPKARLRLGQISWYFEKYDECVKYLEKIGAGDLPKREFVDSQKLLAQCYIKLGKYNKAEKILTKITGDEIYRDYWAEAELIIGDVAMARGEFSRAEKIWFDIIKAHPHTESAAWAYYRLGEMYYKLGDLKKAKEMFDFAAKEYTRSEVSSLAARKSAVIARILEHRYAIKNADSLGTNVVKAQLELAEMYITELNQPDTALNIYSRILSEHPEDSLAPHAAYSMGWVYANLKSDLHAADSVFALVLERYPESDFAVGAARYFKRRGGSLDSLSVRNVAYYFIKAEEFWLTYEWPDSAIKYYSIVIDSFPGSRYVPKAMAAKAEILAANGKTEEAKKIYEELSKLYPNTPYDSLAKVRLGEKVALASRGVTTRPSSLASGTYTPITKTSEEDTSSLIEGLPPAPRPIRPIRLYYPEQEWSSRLRGKRIYLKIKIDPFGKVSDVKLIRGCGNDVIDNAAILAAKKAEFNPSDIEITMFNKWFLLTIYVQRPTPEYQQQYQNY from the coding sequence GTGAAAAGAAGCAGGAATACATTAATATTATTAGTTTTTCTTTTGCTAATTCTTTCCGGCTGTGTTTACTACAACACATTTTTTCTTGCCAAAAAGAACTACCGTCTTGCGGAAAGGCTTCGCCGTAAAGCCGGCGGTGATGTAGTCCCGCCTCAGGCACGAGCATATTATGACAAGGCTATTGAGAAGTCTGCCAAGGTTCTGGCATATTATCCCGAGAGCGAATATGTTGACGATGCCCTTTATCTTCTCGGCATGTGTTACCTGAGAACGGGGGAGTATTCCAAGGCGTTGCGCAAATTCAACGAGCTACTCGAGAACTTTCCAGAAAGCGAGTTCGCGGACGATTCACGCTACTGGCGAAGCGTTTGCCTTTACTATGGCGGCAAGGAGGAAGCCGCTGTGGATTCTCTTGAGCTTTTTGCCAAGGAAGACCCCAAGAGGGCGGAAGATGCACTTTTTATGATCGGTGAGTTGGCGTACAAGGACAGCAATTTTATCGATGCACAGAATGCATTTAAGCGTTTTTTGGAGCGTTTTCCGAAAAGCTCATTAGCGCCTAAGGCAAGACTCAGACTGGGGCAGATAAGCTGGTATTTTGAGAAGTACGACGAATGCGTGAAGTATCTTGAGAAAATAGGCGCTGGAGACCTTCCAAAAAGGGAATTTGTAGACTCTCAGAAACTTCTTGCTCAGTGCTACATAAAGCTTGGTAAATACAATAAGGCTGAAAAGATTTTAACCAAAATAACGGGCGATGAGATTTACAGGGATTATTGGGCAGAGGCTGAGCTTATTATCGGTGATGTTGCCATGGCGAGAGGTGAGTTCAGTCGTGCAGAGAAAATATGGTTTGACATAATTAAGGCACATCCTCACACGGAGTCGGCGGCATGGGCGTACTATCGGCTCGGGGAAATGTATTATAAATTGGGCGACCTGAAGAAAGCGAAGGAGATGTTTGATTTTGCAGCTAAGGAATACACACGAAGCGAGGTTAGTTCGCTGGCTGCGAGGAAAAGCGCAGTTATAGCGAGAATCCTTGAACACAGGTACGCTATAAAAAATGCCGATTCGCTTGGGACTAATGTCGTTAAAGCGCAGCTTGAGCTGGCTGAGATGTATATAACGGAACTTAATCAGCCTGACACAGCGCTTAATATTTATTCGAGAATACTTTCCGAGCATCCTGAGGATTCGCTTGCTCCGCATGCTGCTTATTCTATGGGCTGGGTTTACGCTAACCTTAAGAGTGATTTGCACGCTGCGGATTCCGTTTTTGCGCTTGTTTTGGAGCGTTATCCTGAGAGCGACTTTGCAGTTGGTGCAGCGAGGTACTTCAAGCGAAGGGGGGGTTCGCTCGACTCGCTTTCGGTAAGAAATGTGGCTTATTACTTTATTAAAGCCGAGGAGTTCTGGCTTACTTATGAGTGGCCCGATTCAGCGATAAAATATTATTCTATCGTTATTGATTCTTTCCCTGGGAGCAGGTATGTTCCGAAGGCTATGGCAGCAAAGGCTGAGATATTGGCTGCAAACGGTAAGACGGAGGAGGCCAAAAAGATTTACGAAGAACTTTCTAAACTTTATCCTAACACACCATACGATTCGCTTGCCAAAGTGAGGCTTGGCGAAAAAGTTGCGCTTGCCAGTCGCGGGGTGACAACGAGACCCTCAAGCTTAGCGTCGGGAACCTATACGCCCATAACTAAAACGAGCGAAGAGGACACGAGCAGCTTGATTGAGGGATTGCCACCTGCCCCGAGACCTATAAGACCGATTCGGCTTTACTATCCTGAACAGGAATGGTCGTCACGGTTAAGGGGGAAGCGGATTTATCTTAAAATAAAAATCGACCCATTCGGCAAAGTTTCGGATGTTAAGCTTATTCGAGGTTGCGGAAACGATGTTATAGATAATGCAGCCATACTTGCGGCAAAAAAAGCCGAGTTTAATCCATCGGATATTGAGATAACAATGTTTAACAAGTGGTTCTTGCTAACGATTTATGTTCAGCGACCGACGCCGGAATACCAGCAACAATATCAAAATTACTAA